In one Cupriavidus taiwanensis genomic region, the following are encoded:
- the otsB gene encoding trehalose-phosphatase: MPQLPLIEPNTALFLDFDGTLADLAPRPELVQVEPELVGTLRTLYQRLDGALAVISGRPIIELDHFLQPLQLPAAGIHGAEFRTDGGMVTKTPAPGLEPLIPHLEALVHAYPALRLERKSVAVAIHYRQAPELAGIVDAAVTDVLRHAVGLEALPGKMVVEIKPAGVDKGDAIAAFMKAAPFAERVPLFAGDDMTDEPGFAAVRKLGGLGVLVGQRETVATVTVPGPAALRSWLHRSAHALASAASAGAARAVPHEAGPGRGRRPTTS; this comes from the coding sequence ATGCCACAGCTACCGCTTATCGAACCCAATACCGCCCTGTTTCTCGACTTCGACGGCACGCTGGCCGACCTGGCCCCGCGGCCCGAACTGGTGCAGGTCGAACCAGAACTGGTCGGCACGCTGCGCACGCTGTACCAGCGGCTGGACGGCGCGCTGGCCGTCATCTCGGGGCGGCCGATCATCGAACTCGATCACTTCCTGCAGCCGCTGCAACTGCCCGCGGCCGGCATCCACGGCGCCGAATTCCGCACCGACGGCGGCATGGTGACCAAGACCCCGGCGCCCGGGCTCGAACCCCTGATCCCCCACCTGGAAGCGCTGGTGCACGCCTATCCGGCCCTGCGGCTCGAGCGCAAGTCGGTCGCGGTCGCGATCCACTACCGCCAGGCGCCCGAGCTGGCCGGCATCGTCGATGCCGCGGTCACTGACGTATTGCGCCATGCCGTCGGGCTGGAGGCGCTGCCGGGCAAGATGGTGGTCGAGATCAAGCCCGCCGGCGTCGATAAGGGCGATGCCATCGCGGCCTTCATGAAGGCCGCGCCGTTTGCCGAGCGCGTGCCGCTCTTTGCCGGCGACGACATGACCGACGAACCCGGCTTCGCCGCGGTGCGCAAGCTGGGTGGCCTGGGCGTGCTGGTGGGCCAGCGCGAGACCGTCGCCACGGTAACCGTGCCCGGGCCGGCGGCGCTGCGCAGCTGGCTGCACCGCTCGGCGCATGCGCTGGCGTCGGCGGCCAGCGCCGGCGCAGCGCGCGCCGTGCCCCACGAGGCCGGGCCGGGCCGGGGCCGGCGCCCAACCACATCGTAA
- a CDS encoding glycoside hydrolase family 15 protein yields the protein MTNPSSPAELGKPPTEGVNRTVDGGTRFANPSLSLGMIGNCAISALVDCRGRIVWSCLPRFDGDPVFNALLDPSENAGHFSIEIEDFHSSRQWYEPNTAVLRTRLTDIHGNCLEITDFVPRFFRLGRYFRPTTLIRRIRPVRGAPRVRVVVAPRFEWGRKAPHITRGSSHVRYIGDDMTLRMTTDAPLAYVLSHTPFLVTRGHNFILGPDETLAHGVEETARDFEQETTAYWRLWSRRLAVPREWQDAVIRAAITLKMSLYEETGAIVAAMTTSIPEAPGSGRNWDYRFCWLRDAFFVVRALNSLSEVGTMEDYLRWLSNVVMQSQDGHIQPLYGIGLERELPESMLDHLPGYRGMGPVRVGNQAQEHFQHDVYGNVVLGAAQAFHDHRLLHRGGAAEFGRLEAVGEQAVRVFGTPDAGMWELRTRARVHTSSALMSWAACDRLAKVAEKLVLPERAAYWHGHASRMKERILAESWSESRQAFAESFGGRELDASVLLMAEVNFIDPRDPRFIATVKALETSLCDGPYMRRYEAPDDFGKPETAFNICTFWRIDALARIGRRDEAREIFEAMLAARNPLGLLSEDTHPVTGEMWGNFPQTYSMVGLINGAMRLSAPWDTVI from the coding sequence GTGACCAACCCGAGCAGCCCGGCCGAGCTGGGCAAGCCGCCGACCGAAGGCGTGAATCGAACCGTCGACGGCGGCACGCGCTTTGCCAACCCGTCGCTGTCGCTTGGCATGATCGGCAATTGCGCCATCTCGGCGCTGGTCGATTGCCGCGGGCGCATCGTCTGGTCCTGCCTGCCGCGCTTCGACGGCGACCCGGTGTTCAATGCCTTGCTCGACCCGAGCGAGAACGCCGGCCATTTCTCGATCGAGATCGAGGACTTCCATTCGTCGCGGCAGTGGTACGAGCCCAATACCGCGGTGCTGCGCACGCGGCTGACCGACATCCACGGCAACTGCCTGGAGATCACCGACTTTGTTCCGCGCTTTTTCCGGCTCGGGCGCTATTTCCGCCCGACCACGCTGATTCGCCGCATCCGCCCGGTGCGCGGCGCGCCGCGCGTGCGCGTGGTGGTGGCGCCGCGCTTCGAATGGGGCCGCAAGGCGCCGCACATCACGCGCGGCAGCAGCCACGTGCGCTACATCGGCGACGACATGACCCTGCGCATGACCACCGACGCGCCGCTGGCCTACGTGCTGTCGCACACGCCGTTCCTGGTCACGCGCGGGCACAACTTCATCCTGGGCCCGGACGAGACCCTGGCGCACGGGGTGGAGGAAACCGCGCGCGACTTCGAGCAGGAAACCACCGCCTACTGGCGCCTGTGGAGCCGCCGCCTGGCGGTGCCGCGCGAATGGCAGGACGCAGTGATCCGCGCCGCCATCACGCTGAAGATGTCGCTGTACGAAGAGACCGGCGCCATCGTCGCCGCCATGACCACCAGCATTCCGGAAGCGCCGGGCAGCGGCCGCAACTGGGACTACCGCTTCTGCTGGCTGCGCGATGCCTTCTTCGTGGTGCGCGCGCTCAACAGCCTGTCCGAGGTCGGCACCATGGAGGACTACCTGCGCTGGCTCTCCAACGTGGTGATGCAGTCGCAGGACGGCCATATCCAGCCGCTGTACGGCATCGGCCTGGAGCGCGAGCTGCCCGAAAGCATGCTCGACCACCTGCCCGGCTACCGCGGCATGGGGCCGGTGCGCGTCGGCAACCAGGCGCAGGAGCATTTCCAGCACGACGTCTATGGCAACGTGGTGCTGGGCGCGGCGCAGGCCTTCCATGACCACCGCCTGCTGCATCGCGGCGGCGCGGCCGAGTTCGGCCGCCTCGAAGCGGTGGGCGAGCAGGCGGTGCGGGTGTTCGGCACGCCCGACGCCGGCATGTGGGAGCTGCGCACGCGGGCGCGCGTGCATACCTCGTCGGCGCTGATGAGCTGGGCCGCCTGCGACCGGCTCGCCAAGGTGGCCGAGAAACTGGTGCTGCCCGAGCGCGCCGCATACTGGCACGGCCACGCCAGCCGCATGAAGGAACGCATCCTGGCCGAGTCGTGGAGCGAATCGCGCCAGGCCTTTGCCGAGAGCTTCGGCGGGCGCGAGCTCGACGCCAGCGTGCTGCTGATGGCCGAGGTCAACTTCATCGACCCGCGCGACCCGCGCTTCATCGCCACCGTCAAGGCGCTGGAGACCTCGCTGTGCGACGGCCCCTACATGCGCCGCTACGAGGCCCCGGACGATTTCGGCAAGCCCGAAACCGCGTTCAATATCTGCACCTTCTGGCGCATCGACGCGCTCGCGCGCATCGGCCGCCGCGACGAGGCGCGCGAGATCTTCGAGGCCATGCTGGCCGCGCGCAACCCGCTCGGGCTGCTGTCCGAGGATACCCATCCGGTGACCGGCGAGATGTGGGGCAATTTCCCGCAGACCTATTCGATGGTGGGCCTGATCAATGGCGCCATGCGGCTGTCGGCGCCGTGGGATACGGTGATCTGA
- the otsA gene encoding alpha,alpha-trehalose-phosphate synthase (UDP-forming), with product MPRLVAVSNRVADPRNVAAGGLAVALSEALRQTGGLWFGWSGKALETAQGGTPGEGDLHLQQAGNVTLATVDLSREDHDAYYLGYSNGVLWPVFHYRLDLADFDSNFLNGYRRVNQLFARKLAPLLQPDDIIWIHDYHLIPLASELRAIGCGQKIGFFLHVPLPPPLILAAIPQHEWLMRALFAYDLLGFQSHADVEHFSRYVQAEAQAEPMGEHRYRAFHRTVRAQAFPIGIDVDEFMELGRGEEAQETYEMMCAQYARRRLLLGIDRLDYSKGLPQRLKAFYRLLAEYPENRSSATLVQIAAPSRESVDAYVDLRREMEQLSGSINGEFGELDWMPVRYIHRTTARKRLPGLCRASRVALVTPLRDGMNLVAKEFIAAQDPEDPGVLVLSRFAGAAEQLREALLVNPYDTRATAQAIQQALHMPLAERQQRHQKLLERIRAQDVHWWSREYLRALTETEGA from the coding sequence ATGCCAAGACTTGTAGCTGTATCCAACCGGGTCGCAGATCCACGCAACGTCGCCGCGGGCGGCCTGGCCGTCGCGCTGTCCGAGGCCCTGCGCCAGACCGGCGGCCTGTGGTTCGGCTGGAGCGGCAAGGCGCTGGAAACCGCCCAGGGTGGCACGCCCGGCGAAGGCGACCTGCACCTCCAGCAGGCCGGCAACGTCACGCTGGCCACGGTCGACCTGAGCCGCGAGGACCATGATGCCTATTACCTCGGCTACAGCAACGGCGTGCTGTGGCCGGTGTTCCACTACCGTCTCGACCTGGCCGATTTCGATTCCAACTTCCTCAACGGCTACCGGCGCGTGAACCAGCTGTTCGCGCGCAAGCTGGCGCCGCTGCTGCAGCCCGACGACATCATCTGGATCCACGACTACCACCTGATCCCGCTCGCGTCCGAGCTGCGCGCGATCGGCTGCGGGCAGAAGATCGGCTTCTTCCTGCACGTGCCGCTGCCGCCGCCGCTGATCCTGGCCGCGATCCCGCAGCACGAGTGGCTGATGCGCGCGCTGTTCGCCTACGACCTGCTCGGTTTCCAGAGCCATGCCGACGTCGAGCATTTCTCGCGCTACGTGCAGGCCGAGGCGCAGGCCGAGCCGATGGGCGAGCACCGCTACCGCGCCTTCCACCGCACGGTGCGGGCGCAGGCGTTCCCGATCGGCATCGACGTCGACGAGTTCATGGAACTGGGCCGCGGCGAGGAAGCGCAGGAAACCTACGAGATGATGTGCGCGCAGTACGCGCGCCGCCGGCTGCTGCTGGGCATCGACCGGCTCGACTATTCCAAGGGCCTGCCGCAGCGGCTCAAGGCGTTCTACCGGCTGCTGGCCGAGTACCCCGAGAACCGCTCGAGCGCGACCCTGGTGCAGATCGCCGCGCCCTCGCGCGAATCGGTCGATGCCTATGTCGACCTGCGCCGCGAGATGGAGCAGCTGAGCGGCTCGATCAACGGCGAATTCGGCGAGCTCGACTGGATGCCGGTGCGCTATATCCACCGCACCACCGCGCGCAAGCGGCTGCCCGGGCTGTGCCGCGCCAGCCGCGTGGCGCTGGTGACGCCGCTGCGCGACGGCATGAACCTGGTGGCCAAGGAATTCATCGCGGCGCAGGACCCGGAGGATCCGGGCGTGCTGGTGCTGTCGCGCTTTGCCGGAGCGGCCGAGCAACTGCGCGAGGCGCTGCTGGTCAATCCCTACGACACGCGCGCCACCGCCCAGGCAATCCAGCAGGCGCTGCACATGCCGCTGGCCGAGCGCCAGCAGCGCCACCAGAAGCTGCTGGAGCGCATCCGCGCGCAGGATGTGCACTGGTGGAGCCGTGAGTACCTGCGCGCACTGACTGAGACCGAGGGCGCATAG
- a CDS encoding 4a-hydroxytetrahydrobiopterin dehydratase, which translates to MSENLAEQSCTPCRGGVPPLTPDEAEALLQQAPGWELADGATRLERRFTFGNFAQALAFVNGVGQLAEAQGHHPDISFGWGHATVSWRTKKIKGLHRNDFIMAVKTTELAEGQDGGG; encoded by the coding sequence ATGAGCGAGAACCTGGCAGAGCAATCCTGCACGCCGTGCCGTGGCGGCGTGCCGCCGCTGACGCCCGACGAGGCCGAGGCGCTGTTGCAGCAGGCGCCCGGCTGGGAGCTGGCCGATGGCGCGACGCGGCTGGAACGGCGTTTCACCTTCGGCAATTTCGCGCAGGCGCTGGCATTCGTGAACGGCGTCGGCCAGCTGGCCGAGGCGCAGGGGCATCATCCCGACATCAGCTTTGGCTGGGGACATGCCACGGTGTCGTGGCGCACCAAGAAGATCAAGGGCCTGCACCGCAATGATTTCATCATGGCGGTGAAGACTACGGAGCTGGCCGAGGGGCAGGACGGGGGCGGCTGA
- a CDS encoding nucleotidyltransferase family protein, translating into MTAAPNAPLLRTDLPTGILLAAGFGRRFDAAGQRNKLLEALPGGRTVAWRSARTLAAALPESIAVIRPGNPALAEELRRGGCRVLEAPEAEAGMGAALRAAVAATPEARGWVVALADMPWLPMELIRAVALTITSPDTIAAPWRNGQRGHPVGFGAAWRDALLELDGDEGARALLKDKPVTRILTEDEGAFRDIDTPADLR; encoded by the coding sequence ATGACCGCCGCCCCCAACGCTCCCCTGCTCCGCACCGACCTGCCCACCGGCATCCTGCTGGCCGCGGGCTTCGGCCGCCGCTTCGATGCCGCCGGCCAGCGCAACAAGCTGCTCGAGGCCCTGCCCGGCGGACGCACTGTGGCCTGGCGCAGCGCCCGCACGCTGGCCGCGGCGCTGCCGGAATCGATCGCCGTGATCCGCCCCGGCAACCCCGCGCTGGCGGAGGAACTGCGCCGCGGCGGCTGCCGCGTGCTGGAAGCGCCCGAGGCCGAAGCCGGCATGGGCGCGGCGCTGCGCGCCGCGGTCGCGGCCACGCCCGAGGCGCGCGGCTGGGTGGTGGCGCTGGCCGACATGCCGTGGCTGCCGATGGAGCTGATCCGCGCCGTGGCGCTGACGATCACCTCGCCCGATACCATCGCGGCCCCGTGGCGCAACGGCCAGCGCGGACATCCGGTCGGCTTTGGCGCGGCCTGGCGCGACGCCCTGCTGGAACTGGATGGCGACGAAGGCGCGCGCGCGCTGCTGAAGGACAAGCCGGTGACGCGGATCCTGACGGAGGACGAGGGCGCGTTCCGGGATATCGATACGCCGGCGGATCTGCGCTGA
- a CDS encoding XdhC family protein — translation MDSVDLEVLKNSVQWQQQGHRVLLVTVVRTWGSSPRPEGAMLAVRDDGLVVGSVSGGCIEDDIIDRVRRQGITSDRPEAIKYGISAEEAHRFGLPCGGTIELVAEPLKPASGIAELLDAVENGRLVARTLDMTTGVATLGPANATDGLAFDGKSLLTIHGPRYRMLVIGAGQLSKYLCQIAVGLGFQVTVCDPREEYTETWDIAGVTMVRTMPDDTVTDMKLDERCAVIALTHDPKLDDLALMEALRTRAFYVGALGSRRNNQARRERLKEFDLTELQLARLHGPVGIYIGSRTPPEIAISILAEVIAAKNHVSLPDILQVEGAKAAREMAASTGSSCDVAPDPA, via the coding sequence ATGGACAGCGTGGATCTCGAAGTCCTGAAGAACAGCGTGCAGTGGCAGCAGCAGGGCCATCGCGTGCTGCTGGTGACGGTAGTGCGGACCTGGGGCTCGTCGCCCCGTCCCGAGGGCGCGATGCTGGCGGTGCGCGACGACGGCCTGGTGGTGGGCTCGGTCTCGGGCGGCTGCATCGAGGACGACATCATCGACCGCGTGCGCCGGCAAGGCATCACTTCGGACCGCCCCGAAGCGATCAAGTACGGCATCAGCGCCGAGGAGGCGCACCGCTTTGGCCTGCCGTGCGGCGGCACCATCGAGCTGGTCGCCGAGCCGCTCAAGCCGGCCAGCGGCATTGCCGAACTGCTCGATGCCGTTGAGAACGGCCGGCTGGTCGCGCGCACGCTGGACATGACTACGGGCGTGGCCACGCTGGGCCCGGCCAACGCCACCGACGGGCTGGCGTTCGACGGCAAGTCCCTCCTCACCATCCACGGCCCGCGCTATCGCATGCTGGTGATCGGCGCCGGGCAGCTGTCCAAGTACCTGTGCCAGATCGCCGTCGGCCTGGGCTTCCAGGTCACCGTCTGCGACCCGCGCGAGGAGTACACCGAGACCTGGGACATTGCCGGCGTCACCATGGTGCGCACCATGCCAGACGACACCGTCACCGACATGAAGCTGGACGAGCGCTGCGCGGTGATCGCGCTGACCCACGACCCCAAGCTGGACGACCTGGCGCTGATGGAAGCGCTGCGCACCCGCGCCTTCTATGTGGGCGCGCTGGGCTCGCGCCGCAACAACCAGGCGCGCCGCGAACGGCTCAAGGAATTCGACCTGACCGAGCTGCAGCTGGCGCGGCTGCACGGCCCGGTGGGCATCTATATCGGCAGCCGCACGCCGCCGGAGATAGCGATCTCGATCCTGGCCGAGGTCATCGCGGCCAAGAATCACGTGTCGCTGCCCGACATCCTGCAGGTGGAAGGCGCCAAGGCCGCGCGCGAAATGGCTGCCAGCACCGGCAGCAGTTGCGACGTGGCGCCCGATCCCGCCTGA
- a CDS encoding CoxG family protein, which produces MEMNQSQRLPVPQQVAWEALNDTELLKQCIPGCESIEPDGDHAYLLAMTAAVGPVKARFKGRMALEDIQAPDSYTIRFDGQGGAAGFGKGSARVRLEPDGDETVLTYTVNAQVGGKIAQIGSRLVDAAARKMADTFFARFTEAVTPDATDSTPAAEGAPAAAAGDNEPTEQAKRKRSWTAWISKS; this is translated from the coding sequence ATGGAAATGAACCAGAGCCAGCGCCTGCCGGTCCCGCAGCAGGTGGCATGGGAAGCGCTCAACGACACCGAGTTGCTCAAGCAATGCATCCCGGGATGTGAGAGTATCGAGCCCGACGGCGACCACGCCTACCTGCTGGCCATGACGGCCGCGGTGGGCCCGGTCAAGGCGCGCTTCAAGGGCCGCATGGCGCTCGAAGACATCCAGGCGCCCGACAGCTACACCATCCGTTTCGACGGCCAGGGTGGCGCGGCGGGCTTCGGCAAGGGCAGTGCCCGGGTCCGGCTGGAACCAGACGGCGACGAAACTGTCCTGACCTATACCGTCAACGCCCAGGTGGGGGGCAAGATCGCACAGATCGGCTCGCGGCTGGTGGACGCCGCGGCACGCAAGATGGCTGACACCTTCTTTGCGCGCTTCACCGAGGCCGTCACCCCTGACGCCACAGACAGCACGCCAGCGGCCGAGGGCGCCCCCGCCGCAGCCGCCGGCGATAACGAACCGACAGAGCAAGCGAAGCGGAAACGATCATGGACAGCGTGGATCTCGAAGTCCTGA
- a CDS encoding vWA domain-containing protein: protein MLHAGARSRGPQGGLPVLARNVTHFMRLLRDGGFALSPAHAVDALAALRLVDIGQRDEVRAALAALVLSGPDQRPLFDAAFDLFWRDPDWEGKLRALLLPRVDAGAPPPRRSNRLADALAARQPEMPSRPAQTEAERIHVPLTFSDQERLAQRDFETLSAQEWRALQHLVRTRRTHLALQRTRRLRAATCGSHADLRASARLAVRQHGEWLRWKLRKHAERKPPLVLLLDISGSMSQYSRAVLYFCHALMQSRERLAVFLFGTRLTNITRSLRERDPDEAVAVITGQVRDWAGGTRIGAALASFNRHWARRTLSGRATVLLVTDGLDHEQIELLGEEMARLRRFAHRIVWLNPLLRYPGFTPQARGVQAILPHVDALRPAHNLDSLLALETLLSEHGGPARAATTAIPAPPHKEAPPWK from the coding sequence ATGCTGCACGCCGGCGCGCGCAGCCGCGGTCCGCAGGGGGGACTGCCGGTGCTGGCGCGCAACGTCACCCACTTCATGCGGCTGCTGCGCGATGGCGGCTTCGCCCTGTCGCCGGCGCACGCGGTCGATGCCCTGGCCGCGCTACGCCTGGTCGATATCGGCCAGCGCGACGAGGTGCGCGCCGCGCTGGCGGCGCTGGTGCTGTCCGGTCCCGACCAACGCCCCCTGTTCGACGCCGCCTTCGACCTGTTCTGGCGCGATCCCGACTGGGAAGGCAAGCTGCGCGCTCTGCTGCTGCCGCGTGTCGACGCGGGCGCGCCGCCCCCCAGGCGCAGCAACCGTCTTGCCGATGCGCTCGCCGCGCGCCAGCCGGAAATGCCGTCGCGCCCGGCGCAGACCGAGGCGGAACGCATCCACGTGCCGCTGACCTTCTCCGATCAGGAGCGCCTGGCGCAACGTGACTTCGAAACCCTGAGCGCGCAGGAATGGCGCGCGCTGCAGCACCTGGTGCGCACCCGCCGCACCCATCTGGCCCTGCAGCGCACGCGCCGGCTGCGCGCCGCCACCTGCGGCAGCCACGCCGACCTGCGCGCCAGCGCGCGCCTGGCGGTGCGCCAGCACGGCGAGTGGCTGCGCTGGAAATTGCGCAAGCACGCCGAGCGCAAGCCGCCGCTGGTGCTGCTGCTCGACATCTCCGGCTCGATGAGCCAGTACTCGCGCGCGGTGCTGTACTTCTGCCATGCGCTGATGCAGTCGCGCGAGCGGCTGGCGGTGTTCCTGTTCGGCACGCGGCTGACCAACATCACCCGCTCGCTGCGCGAACGCGATCCCGACGAAGCCGTCGCCGTGATCACAGGCCAGGTGCGCGACTGGGCCGGCGGCACCCGCATCGGCGCGGCGCTGGCGAGCTTCAACCGCCACTGGGCGCGGCGCACGCTGTCCGGGCGCGCCACCGTGCTGCTCGTCACCGACGGCCTGGATCACGAGCAGATCGAGCTGCTGGGCGAAGAGATGGCGCGGCTGCGCCGCTTTGCCCACCGCATCGTCTGGCTCAACCCGCTGCTGCGCTACCCCGGCTTCACGCCGCAGGCGCGTGGCGTGCAGGCCATCCTGCCGCACGTCGACGCGCTGCGGCCGGCCCATAACCTGGACAGCCTGCTGGCGCTCGAGACGCTGCTGTCCGAACACGGCGGCCCGGCCCGCGCCGCCACTACCGCCATTCCCGCCCCGCCCCACAAGGAAGCCCCGCCATGGAAATGA
- a CDS encoding AAA family ATPase: MLPTSIDDTLAQLEHQQYFADRETATVLYLAMRMQRPLFLEGEPGVGKTALAQAMAGVLGTRLLRLQCYEGLDAASALYEWDYPRQIMALRLAEARGERPEAQSLYHDDYLLKRPLLESLLPDPAAPGVPRVLLIDEIDRADEPFEAFLLEVLSEFQVSIPEIGVIRAERPPLIVITSNRTREVHDALKRRCLYQWVGYPERDRELQIVAARAPEAAAALQVQAIDFVHRLRGIDLFKAPGIAEAIDWCRALAALGTTELDPQSVRDTLGVLLKYQDDLARVDGPTVAELLARATPGG, encoded by the coding sequence ATGCTCCCCACTTCCATCGACGACACCCTCGCCCAGCTCGAACACCAGCAATACTTCGCCGACCGCGAAACCGCCACGGTGCTCTACCTTGCCATGCGCATGCAGCGGCCGCTGTTCCTCGAAGGCGAGCCCGGCGTCGGCAAGACCGCACTGGCGCAGGCGATGGCCGGCGTGCTCGGCACGCGTCTGCTGCGGCTTCAGTGCTATGAAGGACTCGACGCCGCCAGCGCGCTGTATGAATGGGACTACCCCCGCCAGATCATGGCGCTGCGCCTGGCCGAAGCCCGTGGCGAGCGGCCCGAGGCGCAGTCGCTGTACCACGACGACTACCTGCTCAAGCGCCCCCTGCTGGAGTCGCTGCTGCCCGATCCCGCCGCACCGGGCGTGCCGCGCGTGCTGCTGATCGACGAGATCGACCGCGCCGACGAACCGTTCGAGGCCTTCCTGCTCGAGGTGCTGTCCGAATTCCAGGTTTCGATTCCCGAAATCGGCGTGATCCGCGCCGAGCGGCCCCCTCTGATCGTGATCACCTCCAACCGCACACGCGAGGTCCACGACGCGCTCAAGCGCCGTTGCCTGTACCAGTGGGTGGGCTATCCCGAACGCGACCGCGAGCTGCAGATCGTCGCCGCGCGCGCACCCGAGGCCGCGGCCGCGCTGCAGGTGCAGGCGATCGACTTCGTGCACCGGCTGCGCGGCATCGACCTGTTCAAGGCGCCCGGCATCGCCGAGGCCATCGACTGGTGCCGCGCGCTGGCGGCGCTGGGCACCACCGAGCTCGATCCGCAATCGGTGCGCGATACCCTGGGCGTGCTGCTCAAATACCAGGACGACCTGGCACGCGTCGACGGCCCCACCGTGGCGGAATTGCTGGCGCGCGCCACGCCGGGAGGCTGA
- a CDS encoding FAD binding domain-containing protein — MYAFNFERAADAKAAVAKLKADPDAKFLGGGQSLLAAMKLRLASPSTLVDVARIPGMAAIRVEGKEIVIGAAARHADVEANAEVRQRIAALAALAGGIGDRQVRAMGTIGGALANDDPAACYPAAVLGLGATVVTDRRSIAADDFFKGLYETALEPDELITAVRFPIPDQAAYVKFHNPASRFALVGVMVARSKNTVRVAVTGAADSVFRCQPLEQALSADFSAQAARGVKVDAGKLNTDLHASAEYRAHLIPVLAARAVEAATKG, encoded by the coding sequence ATGTACGCATTCAACTTTGAACGCGCCGCGGATGCCAAGGCGGCAGTGGCCAAACTCAAGGCCGATCCCGACGCCAAGTTCCTGGGCGGCGGCCAGAGCCTGCTGGCGGCGATGAAGCTGCGGCTGGCATCGCCGTCGACGCTGGTCGACGTCGCGCGCATCCCCGGCATGGCCGCGATCCGCGTCGAAGGCAAGGAGATCGTCATCGGCGCCGCGGCGCGTCATGCCGACGTCGAAGCCAACGCCGAGGTGCGCCAGCGCATCGCGGCGCTGGCGGCGCTGGCAGGCGGCATCGGCGACCGCCAGGTGCGCGCGATGGGCACCATCGGCGGCGCGCTGGCCAATGATGATCCGGCGGCCTGCTATCCGGCGGCGGTGCTGGGGCTGGGCGCTACGGTGGTCACCGACCGGCGCAGCATCGCGGCGGATGATTTTTTCAAGGGTCTGTATGAGACCGCGCTGGAGCCGGACGAACTGATCACCGCGGTGCGCTTCCCGATCCCGGATCAGGCGGCATATGTGAAGTTCCACAATCCCGCATCGCGCTTTGCGCTGGTGGGGGTGATGGTGGCGCGCTCAAAGAATACGGTGCGCGTGGCGGTCACCGGAGCTGCCGACAGCGTGTTCCGGTGCCAGCCGCTGGAGCAGGCGTTGTCGGCCGACTTCAGCGCGCAGGCGGCGCGTGGGGTGAAGGTCGATGCGGGGAAGCTGAATACCGACCTGCATGCGTCGGCGGAGTACCGGGCGCATCTGATTCCGGTGCTGGCGGCCAGGGCGGTGGAGGCGGCGACCAAAGGCTGA